The Oscillospiraceae bacterium sequence CGCGCGTCGGCGTCCCCCCGGCGGACATACAGGAACAGCGAACCGCCGAGGTTCCTTCGGCGGAGATGACCGCGCTGGGCGGCGCGGCGGCGGACGAACCGGTCCCGCCGCCGGCGACTGCGGCGGTGTCTGCGCCGGCGGCCGTCCTGACACCGGAGCCGACGTCAAGTTCGGCGGATGCGCCGGCTCCGACGGTCGTGCCGGCCGCCGCTTGGTCGGCCTCCGAGGCGGCGCGTCCGGAGGACGGCGCCGCGGCCGGTCCGCCGAAACAGGCGGAGGCGCCCCGGGCGGCTGAAACGCCGGCCGCCGTGGTTCCCTATGTGTCCGCGGCGCCGGTCGCAGAAGCACCCGTGACGCTGCCCGCCGGCGCGGGGCCGGAAGAAGCGGCGCAGGCGGTGCGGCGGCTCGTGGCGTCGGCCGTCCTGCACGAGGGGGCGGCGCCGGAGATACGGCTGCGGCTCCAACCGGAATTTTTGGGCCGCGTCAACATCGTTCTCACCGCCACCGCGGAGGGCATGGCGATTCGAATCCGAGCCGAAAACGAGGCGGTGCGCGGCCTGTTGGCCGCCCACGCGGCCGAGTGGCAGGCGGAACTGAGGAGTCAGGGCGTCCCCATGCGCTCCCTCGACGTCACCGGCGGGACGCTTGCCTGGGACATGACCGGCGGCGACGCTCAGCGGACAGGAGCGGACACCCGGCAAGGGCGCCGCCGGGAGGAAGACGGCCGACCGGACGGCGCACGCGTCGTCCCGCTCGCCCGCTTTCGCGCCGCGCGCGGGGCGCCGGCCTACGAGGCCCCGCCGTCCGCGGAGGACGGCGCCGGCGTGGATCTACGCGCTTGAGGGCGCCGGCCCTCGAAGCCGCGCCCGAAACCTGAGATGTGCTGAAATATACGAAATTGTAGTCTGTGAACATAAACCGAAAAAGGGGTGTCGATATGCCGGATGCCGTGAGCACCGTCGACAACGCGCGATACAAGTACACCGAACAGACCCGCGTGGCCACCAACCAACTTGGCAAAGATGAATTTTTGAAACTGCTCATAGCGCAGCTCCAGAACCAGGACCCGCTCTCGCCCCAGG is a genomic window containing:
- a CDS encoding flagellar hook-length control protein FliK, translating into MNDLLPVEALGFSPAAAPPAGVRGGAPDGLSFAAVVEAETNRAQDEEKQSSPDILQETAAAQAAWLAFLSALLPEAAVTPETEASAVSPAAYAAEASAPRPAPAHGDWGRAVHLLDRVVSAVTVADEQTPAVLAGIPSLLEATAAGLSAAPEIAPKTGPETAATADRETPAVAAALAALSDPAAESERDGTLLLGLRARLLRLARVGVPPADIQEQRTAEVPSAEMTALGGAAADEPVPPPATAAVSAPAAVLTPEPTSSSADAPAPTVVPAAAWSASEAARPEDGAAAGPPKQAEAPRAAETPAAVVPYVSAAPVAEAPVTLPAGAGPEEAAQAVRRLVASAVLHEGAAPEIRLRLQPEFLGRVNIVLTATAEGMAIRIRAENEAVRGLLAAHAAEWQAELRSQGVPMRSLDVTGGTLAWDMTGGDAQRTGADTRQGRRREEDGRPDGARVVPLARFRAARGAPAYEAPPSAEDGAGVDLRA